A window from Candidatus Nitrosotenuis uzonensis encodes these proteins:
- a CDS encoding 6-hydroxymethylpterin diphosphokinase MptE-like protein, with amino-acid sequence MERMIRGKPVFVIGAGPSISYSIPYLKRHKDIVKICADSALVPLMQGGIIPQIVVTDLDGDLQVMKKLSKTKTIFVVHAHGDNMERLEFASNFRNCIGTTQTEDVGRVRNFGGFTDGDRCVFLASHFGAKKIFLFGMDFGQRIGKHSKTRRQDRKIKLKKLRHGKELLEWLAHKTSSELYTLSKPITGFKKIRYDAIDSKLVV; translated from the coding sequence ATGGAAAGGATGATCCGTGGTAAACCTGTCTTTGTAATTGGAGCTGGACCGTCGATTTCTTATTCGATTCCATATTTGAAAAGACATAAAGATATAGTGAAAATTTGCGCCGACAGTGCTCTTGTGCCTCTGATGCAGGGTGGCATAATACCACAGATAGTGGTAACAGACTTGGACGGCGATTTGCAGGTTATGAAAAAGCTGAGCAAGACCAAGACGATTTTTGTGGTCCACGCACATGGAGACAACATGGAAAGACTGGAATTTGCAAGTAACTTTAGAAACTGCATAGGAACTACACAAACAGAGGATGTAGGAAGGGTACGCAATTTCGGCGGCTTTACTGACGGAGACAGATGTGTTTTTTTGGCAAGCCATTTTGGAGCAAAAAAAATCTTTTTGTTCGGTATGGATTTTGGACAAAGAATAGGCAAACATTCTAAAACAAGAAGACAGGATCGAAAGATAAAACTGAAAAAGCTCAGACATGGAAAAGAACTCTTGGAGTGGCTTGCACATAAAACCAGCTCTGAGCTTTATACCCTCTCGAAACCTATAACGGGTTTTAAGAAAATACGGTATGATGCCATAGATTCCAAACTTGTGGTCTAG
- the folP gene encoding dihydropteroate synthase produces the protein MSKGHSLSMEFNSVADLRSLSLLYPILLAIFRYIVSHPLIAQTNLKLADLVINYVHKIGPLHVGGSSPVRVMGILNASPESFYKKSVKKGTQIAQTVLKMEQDGADFVDIGGMSTAPYLSTIIPEKHEIKRVLDAIKQIRQVSDIPLSVDTCRANVAKEALASGVQILNDISGLKYDKQMASVVERYSPSLILCAYGKNTIRGNLLEQTKILLKQSLHIARRAGVENQNIALDPAVGFFRNKAKGKFYTKITSDWLARDLDVIANLSSLKMGQPILISVSNKSFIGRIIESKDPEDRLFGSLTAEAIATINGADIIRTHNVGRTKTVISLAQKMLKKTGKGL, from the coding sequence TTGTCAAAGGGACACTCGCTTAGTATGGAGTTTAATAGCGTAGCTGATCTGCGATCCCTGTCTTTACTGTATCCCATACTCTTGGCAATATTCCGGTACATCGTATCCCATCCTCTCATAGCTCAGACAAATCTAAAATTAGCAGACCTTGTGATAAATTATGTGCACAAGATAGGCCCACTACATGTGGGTGGTTCAAGTCCAGTAAGAGTGATGGGAATACTAAACGCAAGTCCCGAATCGTTTTATAAAAAATCAGTAAAAAAGGGCACACAGATTGCACAAACTGTACTCAAAATGGAGCAGGATGGGGCCGACTTTGTGGATATTGGAGGAATGTCAACTGCCCCCTATCTGTCTACCATCATCCCAGAAAAACACGAGATAAAGCGAGTGCTTGATGCAATAAAGCAGATCAGGCAGGTATCCGACATACCGCTATCTGTAGATACATGCAGGGCAAATGTGGCAAAGGAGGCGCTTGCAAGTGGAGTGCAGATTCTCAACGACATCTCTGGATTAAAATATGACAAACAAATGGCATCCGTCGTTGAAAGATACTCTCCGTCGCTTATTTTATGTGCATATGGAAAGAATACAATACGAGGCAACTTGCTTGAGCAAACAAAAATCCTGCTAAAGCAGAGCCTCCATATTGCAAGACGCGCCGGAGTGGAGAATCAAAACATTGCGCTGGATCCGGCGGTGGGTTTTTTTAGAAATAAAGCGAAAGGCAAATTCTACACGAAAATAACGTCAGATTGGCTTGCACGTGATCTTGACGTGATTGCAAACCTATCTTCACTGAAGATGGGTCAACCGATACTGATCTCAGTTTCAAACAAGTCATTCATTGGAAGAATAATTGAATCAAAAGATCCTGAGGACCGTCTGTTCGGCTCACTTACTGCGGAGGCAATCGCAACAATAAACGGGGCCGACATCATACGAACGCATAACGTCGGGCGGACAAAGACGGTGATCTCACTAGCGCAAAAGATGTTGAAAAAAACGGGAAAAGGCTTATAA
- a CDS encoding 50S ribosomal protein L44e — MNIPKEINRYCPKCKTHTLQKVSLYKAGKRRGSAIGERRHEEDKKGYGGQKFPKLAKPAKTTKKQTLILSCPQCKKKFNKKGIRLRKLELVAA, encoded by the coding sequence ATGAACATACCAAAGGAGATCAACAGGTATTGCCCAAAATGTAAGACGCATACACTTCAAAAGGTCTCCTTGTACAAGGCAGGCAAAAGAAGAGGTTCTGCAATAGGCGAGCGAAGGCACGAAGAAGACAAGAAAGGATACGGCGGACAAAAATTCCCAAAACTTGCCAAGCCAGCCAAGACAACAAAGAAGCAGACTTTGATTCTAAGCTGTCCTCAATGCAAAAAGAAATTCAACAAGAAAGGTATAAGGCTAAGAAAGCTAGAGTTGGTGGCAGCATGA
- a CDS encoding adenine deaminase has translation MGEKKADMVLKNCSLVNVYTHEIIPKTQVAVLKDRIAYVGPDASHTVGTTTAILDIEDKFLTPGFADPHTHIDQFMTPSELAKKSLLCGTTSLFSDPIDIVSVCGFKGLKEFVRISSKLPIRIFNVAPGGIPVDSKFSHGKALSIAEEKSAIKLDGIVGLGEVFSWTKVTSRDSITMKKLSNMLENDCIINGHTAGASDKKLNAYIASGIFSCHEPIDYEQVMERLRLGMWVMMREGSIRRDLKNIIPKILLNRPYLDRLMFCSDGLDPEDIDKFGHIDHCVREAVKLGVDAVDAIAMATKNCFDYYRMGNNLGGIAPGKLADMLVFDDLEKLKPRKVFVGGRLVASNGSIVTTIPSPKIPKWIKNTVKLSKISENDFDIKNKGQSAIANTIDMETEIITKLGTAELSTENGKVKASDSADIWKVAAFDRVYGSGRRAVGFLKNFGADVGAFASTWSFHENDLIVIGSSDTDMAFAANHLIKSQGGMVVVKDGKVLSSLPLPVAGIVSTSSFDDVAQKFATVNSTLVERGCLFARPHLIPLFLPFLALPSVRILHSGIVDVKKRSIIPPIQ, from the coding sequence ATGGGCGAGAAAAAGGCGGACATGGTCCTAAAGAACTGCTCACTTGTGAATGTATACACGCATGAGATAATCCCAAAAACGCAAGTAGCGGTACTAAAAGACAGAATTGCGTATGTAGGGCCTGACGCATCGCACACGGTGGGTACAACGACTGCGATTCTTGACATCGAAGACAAATTTCTGACTCCGGGATTTGCGGACCCGCACACGCACATAGATCAATTTATGACTCCCTCAGAGTTGGCAAAAAAGTCACTTCTTTGCGGCACTACGAGTCTCTTTTCCGATCCAATAGACATCGTAAGCGTTTGCGGATTCAAAGGGTTAAAGGAATTTGTCAGGATTTCATCTAAACTACCCATTAGAATATTCAATGTTGCGCCTGGCGGAATACCAGTAGACAGCAAGTTCAGTCATGGAAAGGCCTTGAGCATTGCAGAAGAAAAATCCGCAATAAAGCTCGATGGCATAGTGGGACTAGGAGAGGTGTTCTCTTGGACAAAGGTAACATCAAGGGATTCAATTACAATGAAAAAACTATCAAACATGCTAGAGAATGATTGCATCATAAATGGGCACACTGCAGGCGCCTCAGACAAAAAACTCAACGCTTACATTGCGTCCGGAATTTTTTCCTGCCACGAGCCTATTGATTATGAACAGGTGATGGAAAGATTACGCCTTGGGATGTGGGTGATGATGAGGGAGGGCTCCATAAGACGTGACCTAAAGAACATAATACCAAAAATTTTACTCAATAGGCCATATCTTGACAGATTGATGTTCTGTTCAGACGGACTTGATCCTGAAGACATTGACAAATTTGGACACATTGATCACTGTGTCAGGGAGGCAGTCAAGCTCGGAGTGGATGCAGTAGATGCAATTGCAATGGCCACAAAGAACTGTTTTGATTATTACAGAATGGGAAATAATCTGGGTGGAATAGCCCCAGGCAAGCTTGCAGACATGCTCGTATTTGATGATCTTGAAAAACTCAAACCTCGTAAAGTATTTGTTGGAGGCAGACTTGTGGCCTCAAATGGTAGTATCGTGACTACAATTCCAAGTCCCAAAATTCCAAAATGGATCAAAAATACAGTTAAACTTTCAAAAATATCTGAAAATGATTTTGATATTAAAAACAAGGGTCAGTCTGCGATAGCCAACACGATAGACATGGAGACAGAAATAATCACAAAGCTTGGAACTGCCGAGCTTTCCACAGAGAATGGCAAAGTGAAAGCTTCTGATAGTGCAGACATCTGGAAGGTAGCCGCATTTGACAGAGTATATGGTTCTGGCAGACGCGCAGTTGGGTTCTTGAAAAACTTTGGTGCGGATGTAGGTGCATTTGCATCCACTTGGAGCTTTCATGAAAACGACCTGATTGTTATCGGATCAAGCGATACCGATATGGCGTTTGCCGCCAACCATCTTATAAAATCACAGGGGGGTATGGTTGTGGTCAAAGACGGTAAAGTGCTCTCGTCTCTACCGTTACCGGTTGCCGGAATAGTGTCGACATCCTCATTTGATGATGTGGCGCAAAAGTTTGCAACCGTCAACTCCACACTTGTCGAGCGTGGCTGTCTGTTCGCAAGACCTCACCTAATACCGTTGTTTCTGCCGTTTCTTGCTCTGCCTTCAGTGAGAATACTCCACAGCGGTATAGTGGATGTCAAGAAAAGATCGATAATACCACCAATCCAGTAG
- the cobS gene encoding adenosylcobinamide-GDP ribazoletransferase: MFRQVGSVFSFLTIMPTGSSDLQIVARYMYLFPLVGIVIGLIVGSAGYGLSLFLEPLVVGLLVTAAFVLITGIHHIDGLADFADGLMARGTREKKWQVMRDPSVGSAGIITLVLYVGGMVISLSSMNGFDMLVAIIAAEIIAKFSMVLLACIGPSAWEGSNSIFVSSMKDKRKLILAAGITVVSLLALQNNSAFFALAISMAISLIITLVSRRSFGGISGDIMGATNEMTRLASLLVFISV, from the coding sequence GGTATTCTCTTTTCTTACAATAATGCCAACTGGCAGCTCTGATCTGCAGATCGTTGCAAGGTACATGTACCTGTTCCCACTAGTTGGAATAGTAATAGGACTGATAGTCGGCTCTGCGGGTTATGGGCTATCGCTGTTTCTTGAGCCGTTGGTTGTGGGGCTTCTTGTAACTGCAGCGTTTGTATTGATAACAGGAATACACCACATCGACGGACTGGCTGATTTTGCAGACGGCTTGATGGCAAGGGGAACAAGAGAGAAAAAATGGCAGGTGATGAGGGATCCGTCTGTTGGCTCTGCGGGAATCATAACTCTGGTACTGTATGTGGGCGGTATGGTCATATCACTTTCGTCAATGAATGGCTTTGATATGCTTGTCGCAATAATTGCAGCAGAGATAATAGCCAAATTCTCAATGGTGCTTCTTGCATGTATTGGGCCGTCTGCTTGGGAGGGCTCTAATTCCATCTTTGTATCTAGCATGAAGGACAAAAGAAAGCTCATTCTTGCAGCAGGCATAACGGTGGTATCCCTTTTGGCACTGCAAAATAATAGCGCATTTTTTGCGTTAGCTATCTCAATGGCAATTTCCTTGATTATAACTCTGGTCTCAAGGCGCAGTTTCGGCGGAATATCTGGTGATATAATGGGTGCAACTAATGAAATGACGCGTCTTGCGTCGCTTTTGGTGTTCATATCTGTATGA
- a CDS encoding DUF2024 family protein, translating into MQVHVFDTYVKAKDGHTMHFDVITDSKDPQKAIEYAKKWLSEMGEGGAKVTTEECRFCHSESVPDEIEIEIMTNGFFIQKMEGCPS; encoded by the coding sequence ATGCAAGTACATGTGTTTGATACTTATGTGAAGGCAAAAGACGGCCACACCATGCATTTTGATGTCATTACGGACTCCAAAGATCCTCAGAAAGCAATCGAATATGCAAAAAAGTGGCTATCCGAAATGGGAGAAGGCGGCGCAAAGGTGACAACCGAAGAGTGCCGTTTTTGTCATTCAGAATCAGTCCCAGACGAGATTGAAATTGAGATAATGACAAACGGCTTTTTCATCCAGAAGATGGAAGGATGTCCTTCATAA
- a CDS encoding NTP transferase domain-containing protein, with the protein MIGLVMAGGRGTRMGLNGEKLLLQHGKPVVLCVVDAMRESKCFTDVIAVTSHNSPKTQQMLSEYGVRTIQTSGKGYVQDLMTALSFVDEIALVISGDLPLVDFQIIRNLVDMHKEDSAWHSFVVTKRFLDEQKMAAEFSVVCQGQDCYYTGVSIVNPKKITASVVAETYTILDDKRIALNLNTKYDYSLLKDT; encoded by the coding sequence ATGATCGGGCTTGTTATGGCAGGAGGAAGAGGCACAAGGATGGGCCTCAATGGTGAGAAGCTCTTACTGCAACATGGAAAACCAGTAGTGCTTTGCGTGGTTGATGCTATGAGAGAGTCAAAATGTTTTACGGATGTGATAGCCGTAACAAGTCATAATTCGCCAAAGACGCAACAGATGCTCTCAGAATATGGAGTGAGGACGATACAAACCAGTGGCAAAGGATACGTGCAAGATTTGATGACCGCACTATCCTTTGTTGATGAGATCGCACTGGTGATTTCCGGAGACCTGCCTCTTGTGGATTTCCAGATAATCAGGAATTTGGTGGATATGCACAAGGAAGATTCAGCATGGCACAGTTTTGTTGTGACAAAAAGATTTCTTGACGAACAAAAGATGGCGGCGGAATTTTCAGTGGTATGCCAGGGACAAGATTGCTATTATACTGGAGTCTCAATTGTAAACCCAAAAAAAATCACTGCGAGCGTTGTAGCTGAGACATACACCATACTTGATGACAAAAGGATTGCTCTTAACCTGAATACAAAATATGATTACAGCTTACTCAAGGATACCTAG
- the guaA gene encoding glutamine-hydrolyzing GMP synthase: MDKIIVLDFGSQYSHLICRRIREFSVYAELVPYDIPYEKLKEMNPKGIIFSGGPSSVYNNGAPKPDSQIFQIQLPLLGICYGHQLIVDNFGGRVKRANKEYGHSILTVDNGSSLLSGVGNSVRAWMSHGDEAEKIPENFEIIGHTERSHAAAIANKQQSIYGIQFHPEVVHTENGVQILKNFVLNICKARQDWTMESFIEKTVSDISKIEGNVLCGVSGGIDSTVAALLIHKAIGNRLKCVFVDNGLLRLNEEQEIEKMFRDNFAVDFTAVNAKAQFLGKLKGVTDPEMKRKIVGEEFVRIFTDFAKTHGPFRWLAQGTLYPDVIESGVSKGPAAVIKTHHNVGGLPDWLKLEILEPLRELYKDEVRKVAAILGVPQKLLARHPFPGPGLAVRIIGEVTEKKLNIAKTASKIVEEELEAAGWYDKVWQAYAAVGDDKAVGVVGDERKYGNIVMIRVVESIDAMTADWTRLPHEILAKISNRITNEIDEVTWVSYVVSSKPPATIEPQ; this comes from the coding sequence TTGGACAAAATCATAGTGTTAGATTTTGGTTCCCAATATAGTCACCTGATATGCAGAAGAATACGCGAGTTCTCAGTGTACGCAGAGCTTGTCCCGTATGACATTCCCTACGAGAAGCTGAAGGAGATGAACCCAAAAGGCATCATATTTTCCGGGGGACCGTCAAGCGTTTACAATAACGGAGCACCAAAACCCGACTCCCAGATATTTCAGATACAGCTACCATTGCTTGGAATATGTTATGGACATCAACTCATAGTTGACAATTTTGGTGGTAGGGTAAAGCGTGCAAACAAGGAATATGGTCATTCTATTCTTACAGTAGACAATGGCTCAAGCCTTCTTAGTGGAGTTGGAAATTCAGTAAGGGCATGGATGAGTCACGGTGATGAGGCAGAAAAAATTCCAGAGAATTTTGAGATCATAGGACACACCGAGCGCTCGCATGCAGCAGCAATTGCAAACAAGCAGCAGTCAATTTATGGAATCCAGTTCCATCCAGAGGTCGTGCACACAGAAAACGGCGTCCAAATTCTCAAAAATTTTGTTCTCAACATATGCAAAGCAAGGCAAGATTGGACAATGGAGAGTTTTATTGAGAAGACAGTTTCCGACATATCGAAAATCGAAGGCAACGTGCTGTGCGGTGTGAGCGGCGGGATAGACTCTACAGTTGCAGCCCTTTTAATACACAAAGCCATAGGCAACAGACTAAAGTGCGTCTTTGTAGATAATGGGCTTCTTAGGCTTAACGAGGAGCAGGAGATCGAAAAGATGTTCAGGGACAACTTTGCAGTTGACTTTACTGCAGTTAATGCAAAGGCGCAATTTCTCGGCAAATTAAAGGGCGTGACCGATCCAGAGATGAAAAGGAAGATAGTAGGTGAAGAATTTGTCAGAATTTTTACTGATTTTGCAAAGACCCACGGTCCGTTCAGATGGCTTGCACAGGGAACGCTATATCCTGATGTCATAGAAAGTGGCGTTTCAAAAGGCCCTGCCGCAGTAATAAAGACTCACCACAATGTAGGAGGGCTGCCAGACTGGCTCAAACTAGAGATATTGGAACCGCTCAGAGAGCTTTACAAGGATGAGGTACGAAAGGTTGCTGCAATTCTAGGTGTTCCGCAAAAGCTGCTTGCAAGACATCCGTTTCCAGGTCCAGGTCTTGCAGTACGAATAATCGGGGAAGTAACTGAGAAAAAGCTAAACATTGCCAAGACGGCAAGCAAGATAGTCGAGGAAGAGCTTGAAGCTGCAGGCTGGTACGATAAGGTATGGCAGGCGTATGCTGCAGTAGGAGACGATAAAGCAGTTGGTGTCGTAGGAGATGAGAGAAAGTATGGGAACATAGTGATGATTCGCGTGGTCGAATCAATTGACGCAATGACGGCAGACTGGACAAGACTACCACATGAGATTTTGGCAAAGATTAGCAATAGGATAACAAATGAGATAGACGAGGTAACGTGGGTATCATATGTGGTCTCAAGCAAGCCTCCAGCTACTATCGAGCCCCAATAA
- a CDS encoding ROK family protein: MYKIGIDLGGTKIEGICLDGSHNVLVRKRIMTNQHNGYESILDSIVSLVGQIASGLSDYSIGICTPGAISKKTGMIKNSNTQCLIGMPLKDDLERLLGRTVAMENDANCFAMAEATLGAATGYGLVFGVILGTGVGGGIVIDGRLHRGRTLIAGEWGHHTLHIHGNKCYCGRQGCVETYISGPALEKRWSELSGKHEKLSDIVKQEGNDVKLWKKEFLENFGIALANVIDILDPDAIVLGGGVSNIDFLYTEGKKAVYDNVFSDLIDTPILKNKLGDSAGVFGAAML; encoded by the coding sequence GTGTACAAAATTGGCATCGACCTTGGCGGCACCAAGATAGAAGGTATCTGCCTCGATGGTAGTCACAACGTTCTGGTCAGAAAGAGAATCATGACCAATCAGCACAATGGGTACGAATCAATACTTGATTCTATTGTGTCTCTTGTGGGCCAGATTGCATCGGGCCTTTCGGATTATTCAATAGGAATCTGCACTCCTGGAGCAATATCAAAAAAAACTGGCATGATAAAGAATAGCAATACGCAATGCCTTATTGGAATGCCTCTTAAAGACGATCTTGAGAGACTGCTTGGACGCACAGTTGCAATGGAAAACGATGCAAATTGTTTTGCCATGGCTGAGGCCACGTTGGGCGCCGCTACGGGATATGGACTTGTTTTTGGGGTCATATTGGGAACTGGAGTTGGGGGAGGAATTGTAATAGATGGCAGGTTACACAGGGGCAGGACGCTCATCGCAGGGGAATGGGGACATCACACATTACACATACACGGAAACAAATGTTATTGCGGCAGGCAAGGCTGCGTGGAAACATACATCAGCGGGCCAGCGCTAGAAAAAAGATGGTCTGAGCTATCAGGAAAACACGAAAAACTCAGCGATATAGTAAAGCAAGAAGGTAATGATGTAAAGTTGTGGAAAAAAGAGTTCTTGGAAAATTTTGGAATCGCGCTTGCAAACGTAATTGACATACTGGATCCTGACGCGATAGTCCTGGGAGGGGGTGTGTCAAACATAGATTTCTTGTATACTGAAGGAAAAAAGGCCGTATATGATAACGTCTTTAGTGACCTAATCGATACACCAATCTTAAAAAATAAGCTCGGTGATTCCGCCGGTGTATTTGGCGCAGCTATGTTATGA
- a CDS encoding 30S ribosomal protein S27e → MKKNHILVPKPKSKFQKVQCKECSAENVLYSHVTTSVTCKSCGNIIAEPTGSVAKIHGTVLGILE, encoded by the coding sequence ATGAAGAAAAATCACATACTTGTTCCAAAGCCAAAGAGCAAATTCCAAAAAGTCCAGTGTAAAGAATGCAGTGCAGAGAACGTATTATACTCACATGTTACAACTTCTGTCACATGCAAGTCCTGTGGTAACATAATAGCAGAGCCTACAGGCTCCGTTGCAAAGATTCACGGTACAGTACTAGGTATCCTTGAGTAA
- the thsB gene encoding thermosome subunit beta encodes MASIQQTPNGPVLVLKESALQQKGRDAQKNNIMAAKLVADLVRTSLGPRGLDKMLVDSIGDVTITNDGATILKEIDVQHPAAKMMVEISKTIDNEVGDGTTSSVVFAGALLEKAEELLAKDVHSSVIVEGYQAAHEKVMELLSQLAKKIDPTDEDSLLKIATTSMQSKLISEDSGILSKLVVDAILRIAEKKGDKYVVDLDNIKVEKKAGGSIQDTELVKGIILDKEVVHSGMPTRIDKAKIALLNAALEVEKTEMSAEIRITDPTQMQMFLEEENRMLKSMVDKLQRVGANVLVCQKGIDDIAQHYLAKYGILAVRRVKESDMTKLSKATGGRITTNIDDMTEKDLGHAEIAHQKKVESDKWVFIEGCKNPKSVSILVRGGSQRVVDEVDRSLHDALMVVKDVIEKPAIVAGGGAPEAYLASQLKEWSDNFEGREQLAIRKYAEALEVIPLTIAENAGMDPIDTMANLRAKQSNGRKWAGINAKEGKIDDMFSLNIVEPVAVKEQISKSATEAACMILRIDDVIAVSAGKK; translated from the coding sequence ATGGCTTCAATTCAACAAACTCCGAACGGTCCTGTTTTGGTTTTAAAGGAAAGCGCACTCCAACAAAAAGGCAGGGATGCACAAAAAAACAACATAATGGCAGCAAAGCTTGTTGCCGATCTGGTCAGAACCAGCCTTGGTCCACGAGGACTGGATAAGATGCTAGTGGACTCTATTGGTGATGTTACGATTACAAATGACGGTGCTACAATTCTGAAAGAAATCGACGTTCAGCACCCTGCGGCAAAAATGATGGTTGAGATCTCAAAGACAATTGACAATGAGGTTGGCGATGGAACTACATCATCAGTTGTGTTCGCAGGAGCTCTGCTGGAAAAAGCCGAGGAGCTTTTGGCAAAAGACGTACATTCCTCGGTAATAGTTGAAGGATATCAAGCAGCACATGAGAAAGTCATGGAACTGCTCTCACAACTGGCAAAGAAAATAGATCCTACTGATGAAGACTCGCTTCTAAAGATAGCAACAACTAGCATGCAATCAAAATTAATATCAGAAGACAGCGGCATTCTCTCAAAACTTGTAGTTGATGCAATACTGAGAATAGCCGAAAAGAAAGGAGACAAGTACGTTGTGGATCTTGACAATATCAAGGTAGAAAAAAAGGCAGGTGGTTCGATACAAGATACAGAGCTTGTAAAAGGAATCATACTTGACAAAGAAGTTGTTCACAGCGGGATGCCTACAAGGATAGACAAAGCAAAAATTGCGCTCTTGAACGCCGCACTCGAAGTGGAGAAAACAGAAATGAGCGCGGAAATTAGAATTACCGACCCAACACAAATGCAGATGTTTCTGGAGGAGGAAAACAGAATGCTCAAGTCTATGGTGGACAAGTTGCAAAGAGTCGGAGCAAACGTTCTGGTGTGCCAGAAGGGAATAGACGATATTGCGCAGCATTATCTTGCAAAGTACGGAATTCTAGCTGTGAGACGCGTAAAGGAAAGTGACATGACAAAGCTCTCCAAGGCTACTGGAGGCAGGATCACCACCAACATTGATGACATGACGGAAAAGGATCTAGGCCATGCAGAAATTGCGCATCAAAAAAAGGTCGAATCAGACAAATGGGTCTTTATTGAAGGTTGCAAGAATCCAAAATCTGTTTCCATACTGGTGCGAGGTGGTTCTCAAAGGGTGGTTGATGAGGTTGACAGGTCGCTTCACGATGCACTTATGGTGGTAAAAGATGTAATTGAAAAGCCAGCAATAGTTGCAGGAGGAGGAGCTCCAGAAGCATATCTGGCATCGCAACTTAAAGAATGGTCTGATAATTTTGAGGGCCGCGAGCAGCTTGCCATAAGAAAATATGCGGAAGCTCTTGAGGTAATTCCACTTACAATTGCAGAAAATGCTGGAATGGATCCTATAGACACAATGGCAAATCTGCGGGCAAAGCAGAGTAATGGCAGAAAATGGGCCGGAATCAATGCAAAAGAAGGAAAGATAGATGATATGTTCTCGCTTAACATTGTAGAGCCTGTGGCAGTAAAAGAGCAGATATCCAAATCCGCTACAGAAGCCGCATGTATGATACTGAGAATTGACGATGTCATAGCAGTATCCGCAGGCAAAAAATAA